In Microbacterium enclense, one genomic interval encodes:
- a CDS encoding sugar ABC transporter permease: MAAINLFAAGTGRSRRPRGGRTHSVTAWLFLTPFLAVFVVFTLIPVVGSLGMSLTDMRSTDLRDPFGVDIVGLENYVTLLGDATFQRSLLNTLVFVVIGVPLTMFIGFVLAVLLDSVIRRGRSVFRALFYAPVVTNVVSVALIWQYAFNSQGTVNEVLATLGFAGPNWLGDTSLAMPVVILLGVWRNFGTAMLLFLAGLQAVPDDVREASALDGAGPVRRLFSITLPLLMPTTLLVSVLLTVFYLQVFDEPYLLTNGGPLGSTRSLALYTYDQFGFGNISISSAASFVLLVVVVVVSLLQFRMLRSRT; encoded by the coding sequence ATGGCAGCGATCAATCTGTTCGCCGCGGGGACGGGGCGTTCGCGCCGTCCCCGCGGCGGGCGGACGCACAGTGTGACGGCGTGGCTGTTCCTCACGCCTTTCCTGGCCGTGTTCGTGGTGTTCACGCTCATCCCGGTCGTGGGGTCGCTCGGCATGAGCCTCACCGACATGAGGAGCACCGACCTTCGCGATCCCTTCGGCGTCGACATCGTGGGTCTCGAGAACTACGTGACGCTCCTCGGCGACGCGACCTTCCAGCGGTCGCTCCTGAACACCCTCGTCTTCGTCGTCATCGGCGTCCCGCTGACGATGTTCATCGGGTTCGTGCTGGCCGTCCTGCTCGACTCGGTCATCCGTCGTGGGCGCTCGGTGTTCCGGGCCCTGTTCTACGCCCCCGTGGTCACGAACGTCGTCTCGGTCGCGCTCATCTGGCAGTACGCCTTCAACTCGCAGGGCACCGTGAACGAGGTCCTGGCGACCCTCGGTTTCGCCGGCCCCAACTGGCTCGGCGACACGTCTCTGGCCATGCCGGTCGTCATCCTGCTCGGTGTGTGGCGCAACTTCGGGACCGCGATGCTGCTCTTCCTCGCGGGGCTCCAGGCTGTCCCGGACGACGTCCGCGAGGCATCCGCGCTCGATGGAGCAGGACCTGTCCGCCGGCTCTTCTCGATCACGCTCCCCCTGCTCATGCCGACCACCCTGCTCGTCTCGGTGCTGCTGACGGTGTTCTATTTGCAGGTGTTCGACGAGCCGTATCTGCTCACCAACGGCGGCCCGCTCGGCTCGACCAGGTCTCTCGCTCTGTACACCTACGACCAGTTCGGGTTCGGCAACATCTCGATCTCGTCCGCGGCATCCTTCGTCCTGCTGGTCGTGGTCGTGGTCGTCAGTCTTCTCCAGTTCCGAATGCTGAGGTCGCGCACGTGA
- a CDS encoding extracellular solute-binding protein encodes MTLFGNTRSARTSRLLAVGAVALSTALVLSGCGRSADASSSSASTTVDDAPATGTVTLWAPDGDATVLGDVLTDYKKANPDLDLQITLIPSDEYNTKLQTAMAAGTGPDIAQVYTEAQSQFLASGAFAPVPDGLVDPASFFPGVWAAGQYDGTTYSVPWYAYTYALIYRKDFAAVGGATVPTTWDQTLPFFQALEKGGATKGFGAEVGWDTYTGQALQRYAVQAGQSLISDDGTSWQIDTPDAVEAITYFAQPYLSGVAAVDSPGFLDSQPYFVDGKTGSMLSGPWVIAALDGVAQQPGWTAEHVATAVQPAGPAGDVGNLGGGSWVVNKESKNAASAWKVVREMADEKTQLAQFSAYGSMPATQDAWKDDTIAGNPLFDAFFEQLKNVQPMPTATTWPQVSAAIGAELEAVARGTVTPENAAKNLQATADSIGTGN; translated from the coding sequence ATGACTCTCTTCGGTAACACCCGCTCCGCCCGAACATCCCGCCTCCTCGCCGTCGGAGCCGTTGCGCTCAGCACGGCTCTCGTCCTCAGCGGCTGCGGCCGCAGCGCTGACGCCTCGTCGTCCTCCGCGTCGACGACCGTCGATGACGCCCCCGCCACCGGCACCGTGACACTGTGGGCGCCCGACGGCGATGCCACGGTCCTCGGTGACGTCCTCACCGATTACAAGAAGGCCAACCCCGACCTCGACCTCCAGATCACCCTGATCCCGTCGGACGAGTACAACACCAAGCTGCAGACGGCCATGGCCGCCGGCACGGGCCCCGACATCGCCCAGGTGTACACCGAGGCGCAGTCGCAGTTCCTCGCCAGCGGAGCCTTCGCCCCCGTCCCCGACGGTCTGGTCGATCCCGCGTCGTTCTTCCCCGGCGTCTGGGCGGCCGGCCAGTACGACGGCACCACGTACTCCGTGCCCTGGTACGCCTACACCTACGCCCTGATCTATCGGAAGGACTTCGCCGCCGTCGGCGGGGCGACGGTTCCCACGACCTGGGACCAGACGCTGCCGTTCTTCCAGGCGCTCGAGAAGGGTGGCGCAACCAAGGGCTTCGGTGCCGAGGTCGGCTGGGACACCTACACCGGCCAAGCGCTCCAGCGCTATGCCGTGCAGGCCGGGCAGAGCCTCATCAGCGACGACGGCACCTCGTGGCAGATCGACACCCCGGACGCGGTCGAGGCGATCACCTACTTCGCCCAGCCCTACCTCAGCGGCGTCGCCGCCGTCGACAGCCCCGGCTTCCTCGACTCGCAGCCGTACTTCGTCGATGGCAAGACGGGCTCGATGCTGTCCGGCCCGTGGGTGATCGCCGCCCTCGACGGCGTCGCTCAGCAGCCCGGCTGGACCGCCGAGCATGTCGCCACGGCCGTCCAGCCCGCCGGCCCGGCCGGTGACGTCGGCAACCTCGGCGGCGGCAGCTGGGTGGTGAACAAGGAGAGCAAGAACGCCGCGTCGGCGTGGAAGGTCGTGCGCGAGATGGCGGACGAGAAGACCCAGCTGGCCCAGTTCTCCGCCTACGGCAGCATGCCGGCCACCCAAGATGCCTGGAAGGACGACACGATCGCCGGGAACCCCCTGTTCGATGCATTCTTCGAGCAGTTGAAGAACGTCCAGCCGATGCCGACCGCGACCACCTGGCCGCAGGTGTCGGCCGCGATCGGCGCGGAGCTGGAGGCTGTCGCACGCGGAACCGTCACGCCGGAGAACGCCGCGAAGAACCTGCAGGCCACAGCGGACAGCATCGGCACCGGCAACTGA